The following proteins come from a genomic window of Edaphobacter sp. 4G125:
- the atpH gene encoding ATP synthase F1 subunit delta, with protein MSVVALRYAHAFAAVVADQKLDAGAVQQQLQDFLGTFEGSRELREVLTDPAILREQKLKVLDAVAAKIGMVPQVRNFVAVIMDHDRLANFGEILDEYYAVADEKAGLSEAEIVSARALSGEERSALEAQVAKLAGGRVRATYSEDSSLLGGAVVRIGSQVYDGSIRAQLERLKHRLVTA; from the coding sequence ATGTCCGTCGTTGCGCTTCGTTATGCTCATGCCTTTGCCGCCGTGGTTGCAGATCAGAAGTTGGATGCAGGGGCGGTTCAGCAGCAGCTTCAGGATTTTCTTGGTACTTTCGAGGGGAGTCGTGAGCTTCGCGAGGTCCTGACGGATCCGGCGATTCTTCGCGAGCAGAAACTGAAGGTTCTGGATGCGGTTGCTGCGAAGATCGGAATGGTTCCCCAGGTGCGGAATTTTGTGGCCGTGATTATGGACCATGACCGGCTTGCCAATTTCGGAGAGATTCTGGATGAGTATTATGCTGTCGCGGACGAAAAAGCTGGTTTATCCGAGGCGGAGATTGTCAGCGCTCGCGCGTTGAGCGGGGAAGAGCGTTCTGCATTGGAGGCACAGGTTGCGAAGCTGGCCGGTGGCCGGGTTCGTGCGACCTACTCCGAAGATTCCTCGTTGCTGGGCGGGGCGGTGGTTCGAATTGGTTCTCAGGTGTATGACGGTTCCATTCGAGCTCAGCTGGAACGCTTGAAGCATCGTTTGGTGACCGCGTAG
- a CDS encoding F0F1 ATP synthase subunit B family protein, producing MTCKALLPAIVLGMLLAGPAPRVFAQESTPVAAQSAHEGSQSAEAEKHEKEEDENDAYRHSAAVKALGAKLGLDAEQAADAFTLLNFIILAALIGWFMLKTLPKVFRDRSSALEKHLVEARRVSEEASSRLSGVEARLKNLDEQIATMRTQAEKDAQAEEKRMKSSVEEEKQKILASAEQEISAAAAQARRQLQQYAADLAVDQAAKKLVVSAETDRLLVQEFARRLGGEGGQN from the coding sequence ATGACATGCAAGGCTTTGTTGCCTGCGATCGTGCTGGGAATGCTTCTTGCCGGTCCGGCACCTCGCGTATTTGCCCAGGAGTCGACTCCTGTTGCAGCACAGAGCGCACATGAGGGTTCGCAGTCGGCTGAGGCCGAGAAGCACGAAAAGGAAGAGGACGAGAATGATGCTTATCGTCACTCGGCTGCGGTAAAGGCGCTAGGTGCGAAGCTCGGCCTGGATGCTGAACAGGCTGCTGATGCATTTACCCTCTTGAACTTTATTATTCTCGCCGCTCTTATCGGGTGGTTCATGCTGAAGACGCTGCCGAAGGTCTTTCGCGATCGCAGCTCTGCGCTGGAGAAGCATCTTGTCGAGGCGCGACGGGTCAGCGAAGAGGCGAGCTCTCGTTTGAGCGGAGTCGAAGCCCGGTTGAAGAACCTGGATGAGCAGATTGCAACAATGCGCACACAGGCGGAGAAAGATGCTCAGGCCGAGGAGAAGCGCATGAAGTCCTCTGTTGAGGAGGAGAAGCAGAAGATTCTGGCATCGGCGGAGCAGGAAATATCCGCTGCGGCAGCTCAGGCGCGTCGTCAACTTCAGCAGTATGCCGCCGATCTTGCGGTGGATCAGGCTGCGAAGAAGCTGGTGGTTTCCGCAGAGACCGACCGCTTGCTGGTGCAGGAGTTTGCTCGCAGGCTGGGTGGAGAAGGAGGGCAGAACTGA
- a CDS encoding F0F1 ATP synthase subunit B family protein, giving the protein MDSILNQLGGLVLGAVPTMVLFILLVIAYGLLVRRPLDRVLAERHARTAGAVEQAKGAIAAAEAETSAYEEKLRKARAELFEARERRLKQWAEEREASLGQVRQSAQERVASAREGIERSVSEAKVHIEGASNELSSKILAAVLPAEVSAREVAR; this is encoded by the coding sequence ATGGACTCGATACTTAATCAACTCGGTGGACTTGTGCTCGGCGCTGTGCCGACGATGGTTCTCTTCATCCTTCTTGTGATCGCGTATGGCCTGCTGGTGCGTCGTCCTCTGGACCGCGTTCTGGCGGAGCGTCATGCTCGTACGGCAGGAGCCGTAGAGCAGGCGAAGGGCGCGATTGCTGCTGCGGAGGCGGAGACCAGCGCGTACGAAGAGAAACTTCGCAAAGCCCGGGCAGAGCTGTTTGAAGCCCGCGAACGCCGGTTGAAGCAGTGGGCTGAGGAGCGTGAGGCGTCCCTGGGGCAGGTTCGCCAGAGTGCTCAGGAGCGTGTGGCTTCTGCGCGTGAGGGAATTGAGCGCAGCGTTTCCGAGGCGAAGGTCCACATTGAAGGTGCAAGCAACGAATTGAGCTCGAAGATTCTTGCCGCCGTTTTGCCGGCGGAGGTCTCCGCGAGAGAGGTGGCGCGGTGA
- the hflX gene encoding GTPase HflX produces MKEERSAQEQAVLVAVEFTGARRRLTESVSQARKAALLREGSDAATDAVASERVSRNTEAIDLDFDASLAEFKELARSAGAEIAATLVQRRARPDPATLVGQGKLEEIAGVTASTNADLVLFDHDLSPSQMRNLETALGVRVIDRTQLILDIFARHARTREGQLQVELAQLEYQLPRLAGRGKAMSQLGGGIGTRGPGETQLETDRRKINLRIDHVKEQLESVRRVRRQQRQRREAVPVPVVALVGYTNAGKSTLFNALTEAGVLESSRMFATLDPKLKQLQLPSRRRILLSDTVGFIRNLPHTLVTSFRATLEEVERAELLLHVRDASSPMLEEQKTEVEKVLGELEVKGKSVIEVMNKIDLLDAEEQQALAREGRVLVSGLTGEGLGELLEAVDRHLIADPVIEMEFRFPQSEGAALAALEAGALLSRRRFEGNLVYLTARGPVSLLSRYRDFRVSMDRTSMGQISIQRGA; encoded by the coding sequence ATGAAAGAGGAGAGGTCTGCTCAAGAGCAGGCCGTCCTTGTTGCCGTGGAGTTTACGGGAGCACGCCGCAGACTGACGGAAAGTGTGTCGCAGGCGCGAAAGGCAGCTCTTCTGCGGGAAGGTTCTGATGCTGCGACCGATGCAGTTGCGTCGGAGAGGGTGTCTAGAAATACGGAAGCCATCGATCTGGACTTCGACGCCTCTCTTGCAGAGTTTAAGGAGCTTGCTCGAAGTGCGGGCGCAGAGATTGCTGCGACTTTGGTACAACGGCGCGCCAGGCCCGATCCGGCGACCCTGGTAGGACAGGGAAAGCTGGAAGAGATTGCAGGCGTCACCGCTTCTACGAATGCAGACCTGGTTTTGTTCGACCATGATTTGAGCCCTTCGCAGATGCGCAATCTGGAGACAGCGCTGGGGGTGCGGGTGATCGACCGCACACAACTGATCCTCGATATTTTTGCCCGACATGCGCGAACCCGCGAAGGACAGTTGCAGGTGGAGCTGGCGCAGCTGGAATATCAGTTGCCACGACTGGCGGGTCGGGGAAAGGCAATGAGTCAGCTTGGCGGCGGAATTGGAACCCGCGGGCCGGGTGAAACGCAGCTGGAGACCGACCGCAGAAAGATCAACCTTCGGATCGACCATGTCAAAGAACAGCTGGAGTCGGTGCGGCGAGTCCGAAGGCAGCAACGCCAGCGCAGGGAGGCGGTCCCGGTTCCTGTGGTCGCGCTGGTCGGATACACGAATGCGGGGAAGAGCACGCTGTTCAATGCTCTGACCGAGGCGGGCGTGTTGGAGTCGTCGCGAATGTTCGCAACGCTGGACCCAAAGCTGAAGCAGCTTCAGCTTCCATCGCGACGGAGAATTTTGCTGTCGGATACGGTCGGGTTTATTCGGAATCTTCCTCATACTTTGGTGACAAGCTTTCGCGCGACGTTGGAAGAGGTCGAGCGCGCAGAGCTGCTGCTGCATGTCCGGGACGCTTCGAGTCCAATGCTGGAAGAACAGAAGACAGAGGTCGAGAAGGTTCTGGGCGAACTGGAAGTCAAAGGCAAGTCGGTCATCGAGGTGATGAACAAGATCGATCTGCTGGATGCGGAAGAGCAACAGGCCCTGGCGAGAGAGGGAAGAGTGTTGGTTTCGGGGCTGACCGGGGAGGGACTGGGGGAGCTGCTGGAGGCGGTCGACCGGCATCTGATCGCAGACCCGGTGATCGAGATGGAGTTCCGTTTTCCACAGTCAGAAGGGGCCGCCCTGGCTGCTCTGGAAGCGGGTGCGCTGTTGAGCCGGCGGCGGTTTGAAGGGAACCTGGTTTACCTCACCGCTCGGGGGCCGGTTTCGCTTTTAAGCCGATACCGGGACTTCCGGGTTTCTATGGACCGTACTTCTATGGGCCAGATCTCGATACAAAGGGGTGCCTGA
- the hfq gene encoding RNA chaperone Hfq, which yields MESKPAQNIQDTFLNTVRKDKSPITIYLVSGVKLTGKIRSFDKYSVLLENNSQEQLIFKHAISTVVSGRMGAIHGEAKGELRSSAPSPASVGSAQPAEVAGATSR from the coding sequence ATGGAATCAAAGCCGGCACAGAATATTCAGGACACTTTTCTTAACACGGTCCGCAAGGACAAGAGCCCGATCACGATTTATCTAGTGAGCGGCGTAAAGCTGACAGGAAAGATTCGTTCCTTCGATAAGTACTCTGTTCTGCTGGAGAACAACAGCCAGGAACAGCTGATCTTCAAGCACGCGATTTCAACAGTGGTGAGTGGCCGCATGGGTGCGATTCATGGAGAGGCAAAGGGAGAACTTCGCTCTTCCGCTCCGAGCCCTGCTTCGGTAGGCTCTGCGCAGCCCGCTGAGGTTGCCGGCGCAACCAGCCGCTGA
- a CDS encoding DegT/DnrJ/EryC1/StrS family aminotransferase, whose protein sequence is MPPKTPPSAVPMFDFSRQYAEIREEVLAVIEQVCASQQFVLGPAVISFEQAAALACQVPHAVGCASGTDALWLAFAAANIGPGDAVITSPFSFFASVSSILRVGAQPLLADIDPLTFNLSADSVEQLLRKHPGKKIKAILPIHLYGQCADWDAFQRLKENYGVLLIEDAAQAFGAAWKGVPAGALGDLAAFSFYPTKNLSAFGEGGLLTTPSSELAEHAGILRTHGMKRRYYHDEIGWNSRLDSLQAAVLEVKLRHLSRWNEQRRQIAHRYDQLFTTAGLTASSINEGIVLPITDPRATHVFHQYVIRAPRRDELRQYLSDRSIGSEIYYPLPLHLQPSLASLGYQKGDFPVSEQAALEVLALPMYPELREDEQQTVVDAIRSFYC, encoded by the coding sequence GTGCCGCCCAAAACCCCTCCGTCCGCCGTCCCCATGTTCGACTTCTCCCGACAATACGCGGAGATTCGCGAAGAAGTTCTCGCCGTCATCGAACAGGTCTGCGCTTCGCAGCAATTCGTCCTCGGACCTGCGGTTATCTCCTTTGAACAGGCGGCTGCGCTGGCCTGCCAGGTTCCCCACGCAGTCGGCTGTGCCAGCGGCACCGATGCCCTCTGGCTTGCCTTCGCCGCCGCCAATATCGGCCCAGGGGATGCGGTCATCACCTCTCCTTTCAGCTTCTTCGCCAGCGTCAGTTCCATCCTCCGTGTCGGGGCCCAGCCCCTCCTGGCCGACATCGATCCCCTCACCTTCAATCTCTCCGCCGATTCCGTCGAACAGCTCCTGCGCAAACACCCCGGCAAGAAGATCAAAGCCATTCTCCCCATTCATCTCTATGGGCAATGTGCGGATTGGGATGCCTTTCAACGCCTGAAGGAAAACTACGGAGTCCTGCTCATCGAAGACGCCGCTCAGGCCTTCGGCGCAGCATGGAAAGGCGTTCCCGCAGGCGCTCTTGGAGACCTCGCCGCCTTCAGCTTTTACCCCACCAAAAATCTCAGCGCCTTTGGCGAAGGTGGCCTGCTCACCACCCCATCTTCCGAATTGGCCGAACACGCCGGCATCCTTCGAACACACGGCATGAAACGGCGTTATTACCATGACGAGATTGGCTGGAACAGCCGCCTTGATTCTCTCCAGGCCGCCGTGCTCGAAGTCAAACTTCGCCATCTCTCCCGCTGGAACGAACAACGACGCCAGATCGCCCACCGCTACGATCAGCTCTTCACCACTGCTGGACTTACCGCCTCCAGTATCAACGAGGGTATCGTTCTCCCTATCACCGATCCGCGCGCAACCCACGTCTTCCATCAATACGTCATTCGCGCTCCTCGCCGGGATGAACTGCGTCAATATCTCTCGGACCGCAGCATCGGCAGCGAGATCTATTACCCACTCCCCCTACACCTGCAACCCAGCCTCGCCAGCCTCGGTTATCAAAAAGGAGATTTCCCGGTGAGCGAGCAGGCGGCTCTGGAAGTCCTTGCCCTACCCATGTACCCCGAGCTTCGCGAAGACGAGCAACAGACCGTCGTCGACGCCATCCGCTCCTTTTACTGTTAA
- a CDS encoding TlpA family protein disulfide reductase → MLQLSHSIERHKVLYAAGAALILAIAFSAVRSLKPANHLIAEQERRAMPAMTQKLLNGETWKLSDHRGEVIAINYWASWCAPCWQETPMLVKLSRELGPRGFTVIGVATDEHSSDEIPAGVSRFVERFQIPYAIAIISPMSQIAYGMEGLPTTLLVDRNGRVAKVYTGAIREAELRSDVEALLSA, encoded by the coding sequence ATGCTGCAATTGAGTCATTCGATCGAAAGACATAAGGTTCTCTATGCCGCAGGCGCTGCGCTGATCCTCGCGATCGCGTTCTCAGCCGTTCGCAGCCTGAAACCTGCAAACCATCTGATCGCAGAGCAGGAGCGAAGGGCCATGCCTGCAATGACTCAGAAGCTGCTCAATGGCGAGACCTGGAAGCTGAGCGATCATCGCGGCGAAGTGATCGCGATCAATTACTGGGCAAGCTGGTGCGCTCCATGCTGGCAGGAGACTCCGATGCTCGTGAAGCTCAGCCGTGAGCTTGGGCCTCGAGGTTTTACTGTCATCGGAGTAGCTACGGATGAACATAGTTCCGATGAGATTCCCGCAGGCGTGAGCCGATTTGTAGAGCGGTTTCAGATCCCCTATGCCATTGCCATCATCTCTCCGATGTCGCAGATTGCTTACGGGATGGAGGGACTGCCGACGACTCTGCTTGTCGATCGAAACGGTCGCGTGGCCAAGGTGTATACGGGGGCGATTCGCGAGGCAGAGCTGCGATCGGATGTGGAAGCGTTGCTGTCCGCTTAG